One Euphorbia lathyris chromosome 1, ddEupLath1.1, whole genome shotgun sequence DNA segment encodes these proteins:
- the LOC136235774 gene encoding dehydrodolichyl diphosphate synthase 6-like yields the protein MEVRVGRTSVLFGLLVSFFRRCLFCILSRGPIPSHLAFIMDGNRRFAKKENLETGIGHRAGFTALMSVLKYCCELGVKHVTFYAFSIDNFKRRPDEVQILMDLMVEKAEGLMQQESIVNEYGIRVYFLGNLKLLSEPVQAAAEKVMKATAKNTKCMLLICVAYTSTDEIRRAVQESCKGKIEISNPEAELQGKRCRINLVDVEKHMYMAVAPDPDIMIRTSGETRLSNFLLWQSSYCQLYSPDALWPEIGIWELVWAILSFQRNRFYLDKKKKHF from the coding sequence ATGGAAGTACGTGTTGGTCGGACGAGTGTGCTGTTTGGACTTTTGGTGAGTTTTTTCAGAAGATGCTTATTTTGCATTCTATCCAGGGGTCCTATTCCGAGTCACCTTGCCTTCATAATGGATGGAAACAGGAGGTTCGCAAAGAAGGAGAATCTGGAAACAGGGATTGGTCACAGAGCTGGCTTTACAGCCCTTATGTCAGTCCTTAAATACTGCTGCGAATTGGGAGTGAAGCATGTTACATTTTATGCGTTCAGCATCGACAATTTCAAAAGGCGTCCTGATGAGGTTCAGATTTTAATGGATCTAATGGTGGAGAAGGCTGAGGGATTGATGCAACAGGAAAGCATTGTGAATGAATACGGGATCAGAGTGTATTTCTTGGGTAATTTGAAGCTGTTAAGCGAACCAGTCCAAGCTGCAGCTGAAAAGGTTATGAAGGCTACAGCCAAAAACACTAAATGTATGCTTTTGATTTGTGTTGCGTATACATCAACTGATGAGATCAGGCGTGCTGTTCAAGAATCCTGTAAAGGTAAAATCGAGATATCAAACCCGGAGGCAGAATTACAAGGTAAGAGGTGTAGAATAAATCTGGTAGATGTAGAGAAACATATGTATATGGCAGTAGCTCCAGATCCAGATATAATGATTAGAACTTCGGGGGAGACACGTTTGAGCAACTTCCTACTATGGCAAAGCAGCTACTGTCAATTGTATTCACCAGATGCACTGTGGCCAGAGATTGGTATTTGGGAGTTGGTGTGGGCTATTTTAAGCTTTCAGCGCAATCGCTTTTATTTGGACAAGAAAAAGAAGCACTTCTAA